In Plectropomus leopardus isolate mb chromosome 17, YSFRI_Pleo_2.0, whole genome shotgun sequence, the DNA window TTCAACTTGGACACTTGCAAATACAAGCTCCCCTTTGTGAAAcaactcaaaatgtcaaaacccCCATAGAAACAAGGACTGTAACAGCTGCACTTAAACTCTTCATGTAGGAACAGAATTATTTCTGAGTCAGTCATCTTCAACCACACTTCGAGTGTAACTTGCAATTTGTTGGTAAAGCTATGAAGAAAATATCGCTTTTCAAGGTCCGGTGTGAgagatttaggaggatttagGGGAAACTaccagtgaggattgcagattgcagctaGATGAATATTCTCCCttttaggattccttcagtgttcattattcaggaggttttttaccGGGAgcagaattatctgcagagtatcttcttttccaaaataaacactgattcAAATAGATAAAACTATTCAATGAAGTTTCATGTGACAAATCAGAGTTTCTTCAAatctgtttggcatgttgcagaTAGGCCATTAGTCTGAcacctgctgatgtgtgctcaccttttttctctgagaaTTTTAGATCCAGATGTTTCGCAGGTTTATACCGGGAGCTGAAATATCCGCAGAGATCTCtttgtctttaaaacaaacagagacagtgatttaaaccagtgaaaacactgaataaagcagtttcatgaaaaaaaaccatctgctttcttcttctgctcgTCATGAAGCTTCTGCTAACTACAGTAGCGACATGAAAACGCGAATGGTCCCATCTAGaagtttggtttgtccattctgggccactgtagaaacatagcagtgcaacatggcaatctctgtggatgaggacctgctccccaTGTAGATACAAACAGCTCATTCCAAGGTAAccaaaaaatgattattttcaggtgattgtacactaaagaaaacatacttattatatcatattcctTCTCTACCCAATATATCAACCTTCATCCTACACACCGAACCTTTAACATTTACCACAAAATATCCTTCTAGGTAgctaaataaagttaaaatatgacaagtttgcagcaaagaaaaaagcaaaataaaaatgtcaatataactTTAACAATCCACAATATGCACATAAACACTCACCGCAGAACCATTTCACTTTACAAAGAGCTAAGAAGGCACGCCTCATATGCATATAAATCCTGCTCTGCCACATTAAAACCTCTAGAGCAGTCAGATTAAAGCAAAATTGCTTCTGTTAGATGTGTCCCTCTCAAAGTCATTAAACAGTGACCTTACGTGTGGCGGACAGTCACGTCAAAAAGCAGGAGGCTGTTTTCAGAGAGAAAGTTGACGGTCAGGAGTTGCtatggtaaaataaaaacaaagctgttGATTTGAGAgaatcccagaaaaaaaaacaccaccgaAACACCAGTACAGCATTAAATTATAGCAGCAATTTTCAGTAGTATTCACCTTTGTGACGATAGTGTTATCGATTTCAGCCGCGATACTCCGCTGCAAAGATCACCGCTTAGTGAGTGCACTGACGTTAAATGCAAGTGAAGAACAGTGAAGTCAGAGGAGTGAACTTCGTCTCCACATTaacagcacacactcacacacacacactcacactcacacacacacccccacacacacacacacacacacacacacacactcactcactcactcactcactcactcactcttaTTCATCATCGATCAGTTTCTCAGCGCCGTTCTCTGCTTGTCTCCCTGCgctgctccctccctcctctccgcctcctccctcctcttcctcctcctcgtctccgGTGTAAGAGAACGACTGGCCACCGTAGTTGATCATGGTGCGGGAAAGGTCCACTTCGATGGGGAAGACATCTGCCTCCTTGAGGACGGCGTAGCACTCGTCGTAGTAATGTGACATGCCTGAGACGAAGCGCTGCAGCTGGAACACGATGTCCTGGACTGCAGgtgaagagaggagggaaaagagTGGACTGTCTATTTTAATAAACTTTGTGACAGGTAAGATAAATCGCACATGGCAAATAACTTTTGACCAAAACAATCTAATCAGTACATctttgagttcaagtggacgttcctgccaaatttgaagaaattccctccaggcGTTCCTGAGATGTGTTCATGAGGAGACAGACGTGAGGTTACAGTGGCCTcggaccaccaaaatcgaatcaatTCATCCCTGATTCCAGTTGGATGTTATAGCCGTTGTGCTGTTTGTGGAAAATTTCCTCAAgttgttccttttttattattattttttgtcttttttgacagGGCAGCTCAGATAGACAGGAGACATGGGAGAGAGACGGGGGATGACAGGCAGGAACTGAACCTGAGACAAACGACAGAAACAACTTACCATGTTTCTGATCCAGCAGCTCTATTTTCTCCAAGACATCCTTCCTCATTTTGGCGAAGCGGGCACGAGCCTCCTGCCGACACCGCAGCACCAAACGGTACTCATAGTTACCGGTGCTGACACGGTACAGGGGCTCTCCCATGGCctgaaggaagaaaaacattaatCGCTGCTTCTGATAATACGACCACAAGAATCCTTCTATTTTTCCATTGGAAACCTGTAAAtctcataaaaaaatgactactCACAATACTGCTGTATTCTTCATCATCCATTTCCTTCACCTTCAGGCAGTACGACTGAAACACACAAGGAATTCctgctgtttctctgttttctgattTACAAGGGAAGAAACTACGCTGCACTAAAACCAAAAGGCACCGAGCGCTGTTGTCTTACCAGATATTCAAACTTTACGTCCAGGTACTTGCGGATGGTGAGCTTCGTGTCTGGTATGGCCTTATGAAGGTATGTGTTCAGGTCATGGAGCAtctgaaaaacaggaaatgatagATGAGAGGTTTGATATGGAGTCAGACAAACCATACAGTCATATCGTGAGATCCACACACGACAAGAGGCACAATAAAACAGAGCTGTGTTGGATTTACTCCAGACAGTTTAAAGGGTAAATTCTGTATCTTTCAACCTGGGAAATGGAAATGGCGATTTCAGGGCTGTGTCTAGATAAAccaaaagggtttttttcttcaaaaaaaagcTTCCCTGTAGGCATTACTTCCATAATgttagaataataatctgatcACGTCAGTGGCAGAAACGAGCACTTTCAGTTGATGTAAAGTCACGGTGCCCAAACACCCcaagtggttacactgcagcctgttttatggctgttggctgcagctctctctcaatactgaaccagtttaaaaaactgttgtttataTTAGTCATTAAGTCACAGAAACATGGGATAATAgaatccaggttgaaaaatatcaaacttactctttaacaaacaagtgtgtgttttgtacttgtcttaaaaaaacattttaaaaatctcttttagAGGTCTGAGTTTTATGAAGCACAGCGAGTGCTTCAAAGTCAAACTGTAATCTGTACTTACAGGTTTGATGGTCTTTAGCAGCTGAATACCGTATTTCTCAATGTTGCGGTGAGCATCAGCAAACTTCACAAAAGCCTCGCTGGCTGCAGCCTGGGGCTCTCTCACCCCgatgacagaaaaaacatcGCCAAACGCTGGAGAGAAAACGTTCAAACAACAATcagaaacattaaacattatgaTCTATCTTGTGTCTTCCTTTTCATGCTAGTCAATGAAGAGGTAAAAAAATGTGCACCAAGGCTATTAAGtaatactttatttataatttctgattctgatcacAGCGACTCACCTCTGTGAGTTTGAGAAAGCTCAAAGAAAGCTCTGAGGAGTCTCTTCGTGTGCTCCATCAGCCCTACAAGCAAACAGGAAAATAAGAGACCGATTTGGAAAAATCAGCAACGGGTGAAATGTTCCAGTAACTCACTCTGAACACAGTGTATCTGATTAAAACAGCAGATTATGTAAGGGATAATGATTCATAACTTATCGtgtaatgtaaaagaaaatattcattaatttttttttgctttcgcTAGTGTCTCGAATCAGAACTCCAACCATAATAACGGTCTGTTTTTCACAGCAGCAGACTGTAGATTCCTGAACAATCAGTGCTAAAACACTTAAGTTCACTGAAGGCCAGTTTTGTAATGATTATTCTTTACCTTTGTAGAGCTCTGCAGTTTTCTCCAGCTCTTCCAGTCTTTTGACCAGACCATCTGTAAAGTTAAAGGAAGCCACATGAGTAGAGCTTTAAATCCTTGTGTTCACCGTGCCGTTATTTGCCTGCTGGGTGGCCAAGTTATGGGATTTGGACACACTAATCATGATAAACAACATAGATTAAAGACGCCGTCCATGTGTCATCAGCATGATTAACGTTCACATTCTCTATATAAATCACTAATAAAATCAGATTGCTCATATTAATAATCTCACCGTTGCATAGAATCGCTCTGCTGAGTCCGAGAGCATCTGCTGTGCCTGAGCTCATATTCTCTACCAGGcgatgtttgacttttttcagcactgaaacacaaaatatgtctttaatGCACACGCAAACAGTCCTGGATAAAAGTTACCAAACAAGTAATGCACTGAGAATTTTAATAGTGGGTATTTGTATGTCTAATGGAGGACATACCTATGTCCAGAGACTTCCCTTGTTTGGGGTCTGCCTGCAGTTTGTTGTAGTGGATTACTGCTTCTCCCTGTGAAAACATAATCAAGAGACACAAGtgaatcaacaacaaaaaataaacagtatatatatcTCAAAGTAGACAATCTCTTGAACATTAACccaaaaatcagtaaaacagcaatcaaaaacacagagtgttataaaattaataatgtgaaaacatttcaacagttcatcttgaaagaaaaaacacacaaggtaaaaaaaatacaagctaCAAAATAGTTAACGGGTGGATTAGTCCTGCAgttctttaaataaattgaataatCTGCCATATCTTCAAATCTTAATgaaaactcatcaaatatgcACTGTGATTTAAGATTAACAAAAGTGAGCACAACTGGTGGCTTAGATCGTCTTGTATTAACCTTTACAACTTCAACAGCTTCATGGTGCCGAGGGTGAAATTCACGTGCACATTCATTTGCACTGAATGGCAGCAACACGATCTAATCCTGGAAATCCCACATTGCACCTCGTCTTTAATCCATCATGCaggaagtcatggaattttttgGGTGTGAACAATGGGcgccaaaaacaacacagccaCTCTGCACTGGTGACGTTATGCCAAATGCTTCGGGGCTTTTGTCCCGACCTCTGTGGAAAAGCTCAACGAGCCGGCAAAGTCCCTTTTCTCGACAGTCTCGCGGTGGGTTTGCACACATCATTAGTAAACTGTTGGACTATTTACTGATAAATCTGCAGCCACAGCAGGATACAAAAAGTGTAAgtaatattttatccttttaaaGTTTCTATTCATGTCATAtgtgcttgatttcttttttgagCGTCTTAAAATACACGAGTGGTGTAAGAATTAGTTAAGTGTAATGTTCAACTGTCGGACCAAAAGGACACACAGACGACTTCTCTGAATAAGTCTGCACAATCAATGCCAATGTTACTGAAACTGCAATATGGACAAATGCAATATCCaaatcacagcagctgcagggtttttttttttggatgaagaTAAAATATGTCACAACATATTATTATAAGGGAAGCACTGTTACGCAACAGAAATGACCCGGTCTACAAATAATATTCCACATGTAAGGAAACATGCTTGTTCAATTAAGAACCCAGCAAAAATCaccatcatttcattttattttcagtgaaaatgaaatgcaaagatACCATTTCCACTAAAATTCCAAATTATATCTGTTAAAAAGATGAgacaaaaacagccacaaacaaATAATTCACATTTAGCAGGCATTTAGCTTGAATTTTTTAACTTAGTCATCAACTACTTTAATCCCTTACACAAAGGACCACATGGAATTGGCCCAAATTTAGACAAAATATCCACAGAATTGTAGAAACAGTAAGTAACAAAGCATCTGAGTGGATCCTTGTGTTCTATCTTGTCTCATCTCTGGATTATGATTGCGTTGTCAGTATTCGTGTACCTGCACAGCTTGGATCATCTTGGCCACCTCCACTTTGGTCTTTCCCTTCACTGGTTTCCCATTCACGCCTGTGATCTCATCACCTGCCGCCAGTGTCCCATCCAGAGCTGCTGGGGTGTTATCGAACACCTGAGAGacaacagaaacatatttaaaaggtACCAATGAAACAGACACAATTTATTATACTTTATACTTGATCGAGATGTTCTGTTATGGATTCATAAACATGGTTAAGATCAGTTGTTCTACCTGGACAATGTAGAGACATGGACAGTACTGTGCCCCACCACCGATACTGATCCCAATAAGGTTGTTAGCATCTTTCTTCAGACACACAGTACCAGGAACCGTTGGTATCCCCCTGTTAAGGAGAAAGCATGATGCACTGAGATTTGTTGCATTTAGTCAAATCTGTTCTGGAAATTTctaaaaagtaaagtattaTAGCATAATGCTCTTCAAGAttgtaaataattaatcaaacaaTGTAATGAGTATCAAGGTCATATAAGGACATGCTCTTTTGGGGGATTTCTATAGGTATTAGACAAGTGTAATCCATGTGTGAAATTATATCAGAAATATGGACCTTCAAACAGCAGAGCTTGAATCATTTCAacaaagagacatttaaaaaataaaaataatgattagaagtgtgtggcaaatcagtaattttttttctcagtataTTTGATCCTATGTAtgaatttaagattttaaaaatccctTGTAAAACATCCCCATCCACTGAAACACATCTGGATGGTGCAGattatagaaaaagaaaacatatttgtgaCTCACAGTTTGTCCTCCTCCAATTCATAGTCCATGTCTGTGAACATTGCAGGACAGTGTCACTCCTGTCCCAGTGAAACCTGTGAGTGACCGTAACAAAACCAGTGACATTAAATTATCTTATtaaattctgttactgtatcTCAAGATTGAATATCAACATCAAGCAGCTCTTTCAGTGTGGACtaccaataaaacaaaaagtgatttaaaatgagCTCATTCTATTTAGCTATACAGTTTCTAACAAATGGCACTGTGCCCAAATTTAAGCAGGATACTGTGAAGTTTTGCAGCCTCGCTGAGCAGCAGTCAGTGAGCAGACGgtagctgctgcagcagagcgACCAACAGCTGGTAACTTACAGTGCATGCTAACCACCCTATGTTTGCCAGTTAAATGTCTAAATACGCATGATAGTGAAACTACATAAATCGACATGTGCGGTTAAAACAATTGCTGTAAAATATATCTCTAGTGACGGAAATCAAAAGCAGGAAAAACGCTTGCTAACGCTCGTTAGCTGCTAGCTACTGTGCGTCAGGCTACTGGCAGGTTAAATTGCAAATTTAGCTCGTTCAGAAACATTAACGCGCCGTAAAAGATTTaccttgttatttgttttgccCGTTCCTCATACAAAGGTCTCTTGGTGCgcattaaaatcaaaacatccTTTAAAAATCGCTCCGTTTAGCCGCAATTATCTTAATTTCTGGATCCGCGGATAGCGCCGCTGTTTACTCTCTGATGTCACTTCCGGAACAAAGCGGAAGTTGTTGTAAAActatatcataattattttttcttgtggTCACATTTAAAGTAGACACTCTGCATTCTTAAatgggaataaaaataaatatttatttgtatgactgtttgttaaaatatactttattaaCAACATATATAAATCCCAAGAAAGTTTTTACGATCATGGTTTTTAAAGCCCCCCCTGTGGGGAACGGCAACACATTAAATAAGTGAAGTTAGAATCAATGCACATATCGCAGCACAATGCACTTCCGATgaatcttttcaaaataaaatagccaAGATGTGGTCAACCGTCATGATTACCGTGAGGGCGTTGCGACGTGTAAAGATGCCTGTCATGTCAGGTGGATAAAGCATAAGATAGNNNNNNNNNNNNNNNNNNNNNNNNNNNNNNNNNNNNNNNNNNNNNNNNNNNNNNNNNNNNNNNNNNNNNNNNNNNNNNNNNNNNNNNNNNNNNNNNNNNNNNNNNNNNNNNNNNNNNNNNNNNNNNNNNNNNNNNNNNNNNNNNNNNNNNNNNNNNNNNNNNNNNNNNNNNNNNNNNNNNNNNNNNNNNNNNNNNNNNNNNNNNNNNNNNNNNNNNNNNNNNNNNNNNNNNNNNNNNNNNNNNNNNNNNNNNNNNNNNNNNNNNNNNNNNNNNNNNNNNNNNNNNNNNNNNNNNNNNNNNNNNNNNNNNNNNNNNNNNNNNNNNNNNNNNNNNNNNNNNNNNNNNNNNNNNNNNNNNNNNNNNNNNNNNNNNNNNNNNNNNNNNNNNNNNNNNNNNNNNNNNNNNNNNNNNNNNNNNNNNNNNNNNNNNNNNNNNNNNNNNNNNNNNNNNNNNNNNNNNNNNNNNNNNNNNNNNNNNNNNNNNNNNNNNNNNNNNNNNNNNNNNNNNNNNNNNNNNNNNNNNNNNNNNNNNNNNNNNNNNNNNNNNNNNNNNNNNNNNNNNNNNNNNNNNNNNNNNNNNNNNNNNNNNNNNNNNNNNNNNNNNNNNNNNNNNNNNNNNNNNNNNNNNNNNNNNNNNNNNNNNNNNNNNNNNNNNNNNNNNNNNNNNNNNNNNNNNNNNNNNNNNNNNNNNNNNNNNNNNNNNNNNNNNNNNNNNNNNNNNNNNNNNNNNNNNNNNNNNNNNNNNNNNNNNNNNNNNNNNNNNNNNNNNNNNNNNNNNNNNNNNNNNNNNNNNNNNNNNNNNNNNNNNNNNNNNNNNNNNNNNNNNNNNNNNNNNNNNNNNNNNNNNNNNNNNNNNNNNNNNNNNNNNNNNNNNNNNNNNNNNNNNNNNNNNNNNNNNNNNNNNNNNNNNNNNNNNNNNNNNNNNNNNNNNNNNNNNNNNNNNNNNNNNNNNNNNNNNNNNNNNNNNNNNNNNNNNNNNNNNNNNNNNNNNNNNNNNNNNNNNNNNNNNNNNNNNNNNNNNNNNNNNNNNNNNNNNNNNNNNNNNNNNNNNNNNNNNNNNNNNNNNNNNNNNNNNNNNNNNNNNNNNNNNNNNNNNNNNNNNNNNNNNNNNNNNNNNNNNNNNNNNNNNNNNNNNNNNNNNNNNNNNNNNNNNNNNNNNNNNNNNNNNNNNNNNNNNNNNNNNNNNNNNNNNNNNNNNNNNNNNNNNNNNNNNNNNNNNNNNNNNNNNNNNNNNNNNNNNNNNNNNNNNNNNNNNNNNNNNNNNNNNNNNNNNNNNNNNNNNNNNNNNNNNNNNNNNNNNNNNNNNNNNNNNNNNNNNNNNNNNNNNNNNNNNNNNNNNNNNNNNNNNNNNNNNNNNNNNNNNNNNNNNNNNNNNNNNNNNNNNNNNNNNNNNNNNNNNNNNNNNNNNNNNNNNNNNNNNNNNNNNNNNNNNNNNNNNNNNNNNNNNNNNNNNNNNNNNNNNNNNNNNNNNNNNNNNNNNNNNNNNNNNNNNNNNNNNNNNNNNNNNNNNNNNNNNNNNNNNNNNNNNNNNNNNNNNNNNNNNNNNNNNNNNNNNNNNNNNNNNNNNNNNNNNNNNNNNNNNNNNNNNNNNNNNNNNNNNNNNNNNNNNNNNNNNNNNNNNNNNNNNNNNNNNNNNNNNNNNNNNNNNNNNNNNNNNNNNNNNNNNNNNNNNNNNNNNNNNNNNNNNNNNNNNNNNNNNNNNNNNNNNNNNNNNNNNNNNNNNNNNNNNNNNNNNNNNNNNNNNNNNNNNNNNNNNNNNNNNNNNNNNNNNNNNNNNNNNNNNNNNNNNNNNNNNNNNNNNNNNNNNNNNNNNNNNNNNNNNNNNNNNNNNNNNNNNNNNNNNNNNNNNNNNNNNNNNNNNNNNNNNNNNNNNNNNNNNNNNNNNNNNNNNNNNNNNNNNNNNNNNNNNNNNNNNNNNNNNNNNNNNNNNNNNNNNNNNNNNNNNNNNNNNNNNNNNNNNNNNNNNNNNNNNNNNNNNNNNNNNNNNNNNNNNNNNNNNNNNNNNNNNNNNNNNNNNNNNNNNNNNNNNNNNNNNNNNNNNNNNNNNNNNNNNNNNNNNNNNNNNNNNNNNNNNNNNNNNNNNNNNNNNNNNNNNNNNNNNNNNNNNNNNNNNNNNNNNNNNNNNNNNNNNNNNNNNNNNNNNNNNNNNNNNNNNNNNNNNNNNNNNNNNNNNNNNNNNNNNNNNNNNNNNNNNNNNNNNNNNNNNNNNNNNNNNNNNNNNNNNNNNNNNNNNNNNNNNNNNNNNNNNNNNNNNNNNNNNNNNNNNNNNNNNNNNNNNNNNNNNNNNNNNNNNNNNNNNNNNNNNNNNNNNNNNNNNNNNNNNNNNNNNNNNNNNNNNNNNNNNNNNNNNNNNNNNNNNNNNNNNNNNNNNNNNNNNNNNNNNNNNNNNNNNNNNNNNNNNNNNNNNNNNNNNNNNNNNNNNNNNNNNNNNNNNNNNNNNNNNNNNNNNNNNNNNNNNNNNNNNNNNNNNNNNNNNNNNNNNNNNNNNNNNNNNNNNNNNNNNNNNNNNNNNNNNNNNNNNNNNNNNNNNNNNNNNNNNNNNNNNNNNNNNNNNNNNNNNNNNNNNNNNNNNNNNNNNNNNNNNNNNNNNNNNNNNNNNNNNNNNNNNNNNNNNNNNNNNNNNNNNNNNNNNNNNNNNNNNNNNNNNNNNNNNNNNNNNNNNNNNNNNNNNNNNNNNNNNNNNNNNNNNNNNNNNNNNNNNNNNNNNNNNNNNNNNNNNNNNNNNNNNNNNNNNNNNNNNNNNNNNNNNNNNNNNNNNNNNNNNNNNNNNNNNNNNNNNNNNNNNNNNNNNNNNNNNNNNNNNNNNNNNNNNNNNNNNNNNNNNNNNNNNNNNNNNNNNNNNNNNNNNNNNNNNNNNNNNNNNNNNNNNNNNNNNNNNNNNNNNNNNNNNNNNNNNNNNNNNNNNNNNNNNNNNNNNNNNNNNNNNNNNNNNNNNNNNNNNNNNNNNNNNNNNNNNNNNNNNNNNNNNNNNNNNNNNNNNNNNNNNNNNNNNNNNNNNNNNNNNNNNNNNNNNNNNNNNNNNNNNNNNNNNNNNNNNNNNNNNNNNNNNNNNNNNNNNNNNNNNNNNNNNNNNNNNNNNNNNNNNNNNNNNNNNNNNNNNNNNNNNNNNNNNNNNNNNNNNNNNNNNNNNNNNNNNNNNNNNNNNNNNNNNNNNNNNNNNNNNNNNNNNNNNNNNNNNNNNNNNNNNNNNNNNNNNNNNNNNNNNNNNNNNNNNNNNNNNNNNNNNNNNNNNNNNNNNNNNNNNNNNNNNNNNNNNNNNNNNNNNNNNNNNNNNNNNNNNNNNNNNNNNNNNNNNNNNNNNNNNNNNNNNNNNNNNNNNNNNNNNNNNNNNNNNNNNNNNNNNNNNNNNNNNNNNNNNNNNNNNNNNNNNNNNNNNNNNNNNNNNNNNNNNNNNNNNNNNNNNNNNNNNNNNNNNNNNNNNNNNNNNNNNNNNNNNNNNNNNNNNNNNNNNNNNNNNNNNNNNNNNNNNNNNNNNNNNNNNNNNNNNNNNNNNNNNNNNNNNNNNNNNNNNNNNNNNNNNNNNNNNNNNNNNNNNNNNNNNNNNNNNNNNNNNNNNNNNNNNNNNNNNNNNNNNNNNNNNNNNNNNNNNNNNNNNNNNNNNNNNNNNNNNNNNNNNNNNNNNNNNNNNNNNNNNNNNNNNNNNNNNNNNNNNNNNNNNNNNNNNNNNNNNNNNNNNNNNNNNNNNNNNNNNNNNNNNNNNNNNNNNNNNNNNNNNNNNNNNNNNNNNNNNNNNNNNNNNNNNNNNNNNNNNNNNNNNNNNNNNNNNNNNNNNNNNNNNNNNNNNNNNNNNNNNNNNNNNNNNNNNNNNNNNNNNNNNNNNNNNNNNNNNNNNNNNNNNNNNNNNNNNNNNNNNNNNNNNNNNNNNNNNNNNNNNNNNNNNNNNNNNNNNNNNNNNNNNNNNNNNNNNNNNNNNNNNNNNNNNNNNNNNNNNNNNNNNNNNNNNNNNNNNNNNNNNNNNNNNNNNNNNNNNNNNNNNNNNNNNNNNNNNNNNNNNNNNNNNNNNNNNNNNNNNNNNNNNNNNNNNNNNNNNNNNNNNNNNNNNNNNNNNNNNNNNNNNNNNNNNNNNNNNNNNNNNNNNNNNNNNNNNNNNNNNNNNNNNNNNNNNNNNNNNNNNNNNNNNNNNNNNNNNNNNNNNNNNNNNNNNNNNNNNNNNNNNNNNNNNNNNNNNNNNNNNNNNNNNNNNNNNNNNNNNNNNNNNNNNNNNNNNNNNNNNNNNNNNNNNNNNNNNNNNNNNNNNNNNNNNNNNNNNNNNNNNNNNNNNNNNNNNNNNNNNNNNNNNNNNNNNNNNNNNNNNNNNNNNNNNNNNNNNNNNNNNNNNNNNNNNNNNNNNNNNNNNNNNNNNNNNNNNNNNNNNNNNNNNNNNNNNNNNNNNNNNNNNNNNNNNNNNNNNNNNNNNNNNNNNNNNNNNNNNNNNNNNNNNNNNNNNNNNNNNNNNNNNNNNNNNNNNNNNNNNNNNNNNNNNNNNNNNNNNNNNNNNNNNNNNNNNNNNNNNNNNNNNNNNNNNNNNNNNNNNNNNNNNNNNNNNNNNNNNNNNNNNNNNNNNNNNNNNNNNNNNNNNNNNNNNNNNNNNNNNNNNNNNNNNNNNNNNNNNNNNNNNNNNNNNNNNNNNNNNNNNNNNNNNNNNNNNNNNNNNNNNNNNNNNNNNNNNNNNNNNNNNNNNNNNNNNNNNNNNNNNNNNNNNNNNNNNNNNNNNNNNNNNNNNNNNNNNNNNNNNNNNNNNNNNNNNNNNNNNNNNNNNNNNNNNNNNNNNNNNNNNNNNNNNNNNNNNNNNNNNNNNNNNNNNNNNNNNNNNNNNNNNNNNNNNNNNNNNNNNNNNNNNNNNNNNNNNNNNNNNNNNNNNNNNNNNNNNNNNNNNNNNNNNNNNNNNNNNNNNNNNNNNNNNNNNNNNNNNNNNNNNNNNNNNNNNNNNNNNNNNNNNNNNNNNNNNNNNNNNNNNNNNNNNNNNNNNNNNNNNNNNNNNNNNNNNNNNNNNNNNNNNNNNNNNNNNNNNNNNNNNNNNNNNNNNNNNNNNNNNNNNNNNNNNNNNNNNNNNNNNNNNNNNNNNNNNNNNNNNNNNNNNNNNNNNNNNNNNNNNNNNNNNNNNNNNNNNNNNNNNNNNNNNNNNNNNNNNNNNNNNNNNNNNNNNNNNNNNNNNNNNNNNNNNNNNNNNNNNNNNNNNNNNNNNNNNNNNNNNNNNNNNNNNNNNNNNNNNNNNNNNNNNNNNNNNNNNNNNNNNNNNNNNNNNNNNNNNNNNNNNNNNNNNNNNNNNNNNNNNNNNNNNNNNNNNNNNNNNNNNNNNNNNNNNNNNNNNNNNNNNNNNNNNNNNNNNNNNNNNNNNNNNNNNNNNNNNNNNNNNNNNNNNNNNNNNNNNNNNNNNNNNNNNNNNNNNNNNNNNNNNNNNNNNNNNNNNNNNNNNNNNNNNNNNNNNNNNNNNNNNNNNNNNNNNNNNNNNNNNNNNNNNNNNNNNNNNNNNNNNNNNNNNNNNNNNNNNNNNNNNNNNNNNNNNNNNNNNNNNNNNNNNNNNNNNNNNNNNNNNNNNNNNNNNNNNNNNNNNNNNNNNNNNNNNNNNNNNNNNNNNNNNNNNNNNNNNNNNNNNNNNNNNNNNNNNNNNNNNNNNNNNNNNNNNNNNNNNNNNNNNNNNNNNNNNNNNNNNNNNNNNNNNNNNNNNNNNNNNNNNNNNNNNNNNNNNNNNNNNNNNNNNNNNNNNNNNNNNNNNNNNNNNNNNNNNNNNNNNNNNNNNNNNNNN includes these proteins:
- the pick1 gene encoding PRKCA-binding protein; translated protein: MFTDMDYELEEDKLGIPTVPGTVCLKKDANNLIGISIGGGAQYCPCLYIVQVFDNTPAALDGTLAAGDEITGVNGKPVKGKTKVEVAKMIQAVQGEAVIHYNKLQADPKQGKSLDIVLKKVKHRLVENMSSGTADALGLSRAILCNDGLVKRLEELEKTAELYKGLMEHTKRLLRAFFELSQTHRAFGDVFSVIGVREPQAAASEAFVKFADAHRNIEKYGIQLLKTIKPMLHDLNTYLHKAIPDTKLTIRKYLDVKFEYLSYCLKVKEMDDEEYSSIAMGEPLYRVSTGNYEYRLVLRCRQEARARFAKMRKDVLEKIELLDQKHVQDIVFQLQRFVSGMSHYYDECYAVLKEADVFPIEVDLSRTMINYGGQSFSYTGDEEEEEEGGGGEEGGSSAGRQAENGAEKLIDDE